A genomic region of Melanotaenia boesemani isolate fMelBoe1 chromosome 13, fMelBoe1.pri, whole genome shotgun sequence contains the following coding sequences:
- the LOC121651976 gene encoding obscurin: MSQPNSAAFTCAAEWKMLLLKIFAVIYLTAVCADTEADYVTQSNSQTSPAYEPPLPVLKLKSAHSDVFSSEKVELNCYVDGSSDWTVTWKKDGKELLSENGLVLTITAQTKHSGGYTCTGQHKTKLVSTVISNQIIVTVTDPPTPTLKLLSGWQDVFVTENVSLSCEVSSPEWTFTWYKDKNQLQKDSVLTINEKGTLFSITSVSQTHQGQYSCKAHLKSRGVDSEFSNTVDLKVYSSNPKPIVTRSPNFNQMYPGESINFKCTFSESTGWEYVWYHNGKDIPAPNNDAYTIASVGHSNSGDYHCKAKRGPDPFYTAASESITLQVSDPPTPTLKLLSGWQDVFVTEKVSLSCEVSSPEWTFTWYKDKKPLPKESVLTINEKGTLFSITSVSQTHQGQYSCKAHLKSRGVDSEFSNTVDLKVYSSNPKPIVTRSSNFNPMYPGESINFNCMCSESTGWEYVWYHKGKDIPAPNNGAYTIASVGHSNSGDYQCKAKRGPDPFNTAASETITLQVSDPPKPTLKLLSGWQDVFVTEKVSLSCEVSSPDWTFTWYKDKNQLQKDSVLTINEKGTLFNITSVSQTHQGQYACKAHLTSRGVNSEFSNMVNIKVYYPPKPTLKLLSGWQDVFVTENVSLSCEVSSPDWTFTWYKDKNQLQKDSVLTINEKGTLFNITSVSQTHQGQYSCKAHLTSRRVNSEFSNSVDLKVYSSNPKPIVTRSSNFNPMYPGESINFNCMCSESTGWEYVWYHKGKDIPAPNNGTYTIASVDHSNSGDYYCKAKRGPDPFYTATSETTSLQVSEIPVPLLKPLTQWLDVFPGESVKMSCEMKGSTGWAYTWRKDAEEIKAKNPVSFSANGHILSISHASSLHHGDYSCSGKLKGRSVTSNFSSEVTLDVYDTTPRVTLEQNPVDNLMHTDDFVSFSCHINVSSGWEYLWYKEDRPLSTSENNYNISSAVTRDSGSYKCQVKRGVSSVFTLQMSEAVILNIKERPQASITLQTGWSEAFSTDSLALKCNVTDSDHMWNFTWFRGNEKIDLPPSADHAVTPQNDPEQSYYTCQGIRNERPFYSKTSHDFRTKNLLLKRRILLSISGCLFFGIIAVFLGCIVLRIFRKPAENDEKFEEEDLFAKMVIKDSTDAPCPLVEYITDASIKAMPADVDENGTVCSETTPLPITSQEDQGLMTANHDSTENGGGLVSFQQ, translated from the exons ATGAGTCAACCCAACAGCGCAGCCTTCACATGTGCAGCTGAATGGAAAATGTTGCTTCTCAAGATTTTCGCTGTCATAT ATTTGACTGCTGTTTGTGCAGATACGGAGGCAGATTAtg TCACCCAGTCTAACAGTCAAACAAGTCCTGCCTATG AACCACCGCTACCTGTGCTAAAGCTAAAATCAGCACATAGTGATGTCTTCTCTTCTGAAAAAGTGGAGTTAAATTGTTATGTTGATGGCAGCTCTGACTGGACCGTCACCTGGAAAAAAGATGGAAAGGAGCTACTTTCTGAAAATGGCTTGGTGCTTACAATCACAGCACAAACAAAGCATTCTGGAGGTTATACCTGTACAggtcaacacaaaacaaaacttgtcTCCACTGTTATAAGTAACCAAATCATTGTCACAGTTACCG ACCCACCTACACCAACTCTAAAGCTACTGTCTGGCTGGCAAGATGTGTTTGTTACTGAGAATGTGTCATTAAGCTGTGAAGTGAGCAGCCCTGAGTGGACGTTTACCTGGTACAAAGATAAAAACCAACTCCAAAAGGACTCAGTACTGACcataaatgaaaaaggaacATTGTTCAGCATCACCTCAGTCTCTCAAACCCATCAAGGACAGTATTCCTGCAAAGCTCATCTTAAATCCAGAGGAGTCGACTCTGAATTCAGCAACACGGTTGATCTGAAAGTCTATT CAAGCAACCCAAAGCCCATTGTGACTCGAAGCCCAAACTTTAACCAGATGTACCCTGGAGAATCTATCAACTTCAAATGCACGTTTAGTGAATCCACTGGATGGGAATATGTGTGGTATCATAATGGGAAAGATATTCCCGCACCCAACAATGATGCTTATACTATAGCTTCTGTGGGTCATTCAAACAGTGGAGACTACCACTGCAAAGCCAAGAGAGGCCCTGACCCATTTTACACAGCGGCCAGTGAATCTATAACTCTTCAAGTTTCTG ACCCACCTACACCAACTCTAAAGCTACTGTCTGGCTGGCAAGATGTGTTTGTTACTGAGAAAGTGTCATTAAGCTGTGAAGTGAGCAGCCCTGAGTGGACGTTTACCTGGTACAAAGATAAAAAACCCCTCCCAAAGGAGTCAGTACTGACCATTAATGAAAAAGGAACATTGTTCAGCATCACCTCAGTCTCTCAAACCCATCAAGGACAGTATTCCTGCAAAGCTCATCTTAAATCCAGAGGAGTCGACTCTGAATTCAGCAACACGGTTGATCTGAAAGTCTATT CAAGCAACCCAAAGCCCATTGTGACTCGAAGCTCAAACTTTAACCCGATGTACCCTGGAGAATCTATCAACTTCAACTGCATGTGTAGTGAATCCACTGGCTGGGAATATGTGTGGTATCATAAAGGGAAAGATATTCCCGCACCCAACAATGGTGCTTATACTATAGCTTCTGTGGGTCATTCAAACAGTGGAGACTACCAGTGCAAAGCCAAGAGAGGCCCTGACCCATTTAACACAGCAGCCAGTGAAACTATAACTCTTCAAGTTTCTG ACCCACCTAAACCAACTCTAAAGCTACTGTCTGGCTGGCAAGATGTGTTTGTTACTGAGAAAGTGTCATTAAGCTGTGAAGTGAGCAGCCCTGATTGGACGTTTACCTGGTACAAAGATAAAAACCAACTCCAAAAGGACTCAGTACTGACCATTAATGAAAAAGGAACATTGTTCAACATCACCTCAGTCTCTCAAACCCATCAAGGACAGTATGCCTGCAAAGCTCATCTTACATCCAGAGGAGTCAACTCTGAATTCAGTAACATGGTTAATATTAAAGTCTATT ACCCACCTAAACCAACTCTAAAGCTACTGTCTGGCTGGCAAGATGTGTTTGTTACTGAGAATGTGTCATTAAGCTGTGAAGTGAGCAGCCCTGATTGGACGTTTACCTGGTACAAAGATAAAAACCAACTCCAAAAGGACTCAGTACTGACcataaatgaaaaaggaacATTGTTCAACATCACCTCAGTCTCTCAAACCCATCAAGGACAGTATTCCTGCAAAGCTCATCTTACATCCAGAAGAGTCAACTCTGAGTTCAGCAACTCGGTTGATCTGAAAGTCTATT CAAGCAACCCAAAGCCCATTGTGACTCGAAGCTCAAACTTTAACCCGATGTACCCTGGAGAATCTATCAACTTCAACTGCATGTGTAGTGAATCCACTGGATGGGAATATGTGTGGTATCATAAAGGGAAAGATATTCCCGCACCCAACAATGGTACTTATACTATAGCTTCTGTGGATCATTCAAACAGTGGAGACTACTACTGCAAAGCCAAGAGAGGCCCTGACCCATTTTACACAGCGACCAGTGAAACTACGTCTCTTCAAGTTTCTG AAATCCCTGTTCCACTGCTGAAGCCACTAACCCAGTGGCTGGATGTGTTCCCTGGTGAGAGTGTTAAGATGAGCTGTGAGATGAAAGGAAGCACTGGATGGGCATACACATGGCGTAAGGATGCAGAAGAAATCAAAGCTAAAAATCCTGTATCTTTTAGTGCAAATGGACACATTCTTTCCATTAGCCATGCTTCATCCTTGCACCATGGAGACTACAGCTGTTCAGGGAAACTAAAGGGCAGGTCTGTCACCAGCAACTTTAGCTCTGAAGTCACACTTGATGTTTATG ATACGACACCCAGAGTCACTCTGGAGCAGAATCCTGTGGACAATTTGATGCACACGGACGATTTTGTGTCCTTTAGCTGTCACATAAATGTGTCCTCTGGATGGGAGTACCTGTGGTACAAAGAAGACCGTCCACTTTCGACATCTGAAAACAATTACAACATCAGCTCTGCTGTGACAAGAGACTCTGGATCATATAAATGCCAGGTTAAAAGAGGAGTCTCTAGCGTCTTCACATTACAAATGAGTGAAGCTGTAATACTCAACATCAAag AGCGCCCACAGGCCAGTATAACCCTGCAGACTGGCTGGTCAGAGGCCTTCTCAACAGACAGTTTAGCGCTCAAATGCAACGTGACGGACAGTGACCACATGTGGAACTTCACTTG gTTTAGAGGGAATGAAAAAATTGATCTGCCACCCTCAGCGGACCATGCGGTCACGCCCCAGAATGACCCAGAACAGAGTTATTACACCTGCCAGGGCATCCGCAATGAGAGACCATTTTATTCAAAAACCAGTCATGATTTTAGGACCAAGAACCTTC tgCTGAAGAGGAGAATCCTTCTTTCCATCTCTGGGTGCCTCTTCTTTGGCATCATTGCTGTTTTCCTGGGATGCATAGTCCTCAGAATCTTCCGTAAACCAG CCGAAAATGATGAAA